A genomic region of Miscanthus floridulus cultivar M001 chromosome 3, ASM1932011v1, whole genome shotgun sequence contains the following coding sequences:
- the LOC136543143 gene encoding putative disease resistance protein RGA4, whose protein sequence is MDLIISALLGEAITRSISFVVSKSSKQKVPDVEDSLKRVLLRAQVIIDEATGRGITNQAMLQQLGMLGDAMHQGNYILDTFRYQSHDLEDGKDSVVSHSLSLCKINFLRGVSSSNRKTEILEQLQYAVDNLSSMVIDVKELVGFLTSYPRMYRQPYSMHLLLSNCMFGRQMEAHLVISFLLNTQPRGFEELEVLPIVGPYEVGKSTLVSHVCKDERVRDHFSEILLLSGHDFTNYDLATHSRGCEVEHQNHLLNANKDRRLLFVVELAGDLNEDAWNKWCSCYKQHVPKGSKIIVTSRSDKIIKFGTAPPLHLKYLSREAYWYFFKTLTFGSMDAEMHPRFAHVSMEIARLLSVCFIRANFMASLLRNNFDIHFWCKVLTFLRWVIHKNVSKYGGHPFDLINQKRPVHLWRMAAPSDELVLHSRFQRSSSEEVPKISIQDVLYGNVKPHGKFEFLSWKSRIPPYYGYVTSCEIRQQKIAATKRKRSTK, encoded by the exons ATGGACTTGATAATTTCTGCATTGCTTGGTGAGGCGATCACTAGATCCATAAGTTTCGTCGTCAGCAAAAGCTCCAAGCAGAAGGTGCCGGATGTTGAGGACAGCCTCAAAAGGGTTCTCCTTCGGGCACAGGTCATCATTGACGAGGCCACTGGACGGGGAATCACAAACCAAGCTATGTTGCAGCAGCTGGGCATGCTGGGAGATGCCATGCACCAAGGCAATTACATACTCGACACTT TCAGATACCAATCTCATGATTTGGAGGATGGCAAGGATTCTGTTGTGAGTCATTCTTTGTCTCTGTGCAAAATAAATTTTCTTAGAGGAGTATCTTCTTCCAATAGAAAGACGGAGATTTTGGAACAATTGCAATATGCTGTTGACAATTTGAGCTCTATGGTAATTGATGTGAAAGAGCTGGTTGGGTTCTTGACGAGCTACCCTCGGATGTACCGCCAGCCTTATAGCATGCATCTGCTGCTGAGCAACTGCATGTTTGGCCGCCAGATGGAAGCACATCTTGTTATTAGCTTCCTGTTGAATACACAACCTCGTGGTTTTGAAGAATTAGAGGTCCTGCCAATTGTTGGTCCATACGAAGTTGGCAAGAGCACCCTTGTCTCTCATGTTTGCAAGGATGAAAGAGTTCGTGATCATTTCTCAGAAATTCTTTTATTGAGTGGCCATGATTTTACAAATTATGACCTCGCTACACACAGCAGAGGATGTGAGGtggaacatcaaaatcatttgttgAACGCAAACAAAGATAGGAGGTTGCTTTTTGTTGTTGAATTAGCTGGTGATCTTAACGAAGATGCATGGAATAAATGGTGCTCTTGCTATAAACAACACGTGCCAAAGGGTAGTAAAATCATAGTCACAAGCCGGTCAGACAAAATCATCAAGTTTGGAACAGCACCACCTCTACATCTGAAGTATCTATCGCGTGAAGCATACTGGTATTTCTTTAAGACACTTACATTTGGAAGCATGGACGCTGAGATGCATCCAAGGTTTGCACACGTCTCCATGGAGATAGCTAGGTTGCTTAGTGTATGCTTCATTCGTGCAAACTTCATGGCTTCTTTGTTGAGGAACAACTTTGACATTCACTTTTGGTGCAAGGTTTTAACCTTCTTAAGATGGGTCATCCATAAGAATGTCTCCAAATACGGTGGGCATCCATTTGATCTTATAAACCAGAAAAGGCCTGTACATCTTTGGAGAATGGCCGCACCGTCTGATGAGCTTGTACTCCATTCTCGGTTTCAACGCTCTTCGTCGGAGGAGGTTCCAAAGATCAGCATCCAAGACGTGTTGTATGGAAATGTGAAGCCTCATGGGAAATTTGAGTTCCTATCATGGAAGTCTCGGATTCCACCTTACTATGGCTATGTTACCTCTTGTGAGATTCGACAGCAAAAAATTGCAGCTACCAAGAGGAAACGTTCTACTAAATAA